The following are encoded together in the Candidatus Flexicrinis proximus genome:
- a CDS encoding pentapeptide repeat-containing protein, producing MAELTRKEIIMAINGSERPRLAGVDLSNENCSRLDLENANMRGANIRATNLREAILRSANMTGVNAVGVNLQFADLNAAICVAADFTVANLQGARLTGADLTNANVSGANLQGANLKSAKVQGMRFDAGTRWPDGKQGLSVNPNDYTV from the coding sequence ATGGCTGAGTTAACCCGCAAGGAAATCATCATGGCGATCAACGGCTCGGAGCGTCCGCGCCTGGCCGGGGTCGACCTCAGTAACGAGAACTGCTCGCGCCTTGACCTTGAAAACGCCAATATGCGCGGCGCAAATATCCGCGCCACCAACCTGCGCGAGGCCATCCTGCGCAGCGCCAACATGACCGGCGTCAATGCGGTCGGCGTAAATCTCCAGTTCGCGGATCTGAACGCGGCGATCTGCGTGGCTGCCGACTTCACGGTAGCCAATTTGCAGGGCGCCCGCCTCACCGGTGCCGACCTGACCAACGCCAATGTCAGCGGCGCCAACCTGCAGGGCGCGAACCTCAAGAGCGCCAAGGTCCAGGGCATGCGCTTCGATGCCGGCACCCGCTGGCCGGACGGCAAGCAGGGCTTGTCCGTTAACCCCAACGACTATACGGTGTAG
- a CDS encoding spherulation-specific family 4 protein, with the protein MGAIFATPPTHAIGFESAKIRHNVGYIVFRATHTGSPEFRRVYIATDTHHSTGYQIGGIGADFMIENQVLYRYPGPGGSTEWPTWEPLATIPVIRARLVEGETRWRVPEHFLASCVDTIGAVFQNEKANGKIRTSQVVTLSNSAFFCPTRTPTLTRTHVPADTVVPTHTATPTRTPTDTPPPNTTPTWTPPPPDTRQKLLVPAYFYIAADGEVGCQEIPAEDDCKFAPLFVSDPQVRRIVILNPSSHPDDDQRGGRLDGYTRFIDALIDGGNSIVMYIPTNYGQRSIDEVKTEIDNFLEWYPYIEGFFFDEMSSQCADAPYYHDLYAYRGTYPDRKLTISNPGTNVPACYANSADILVTFEGSPESYASWRPERWTGAYGSSRFAHLIHTAPEAELTGLIKVWKSHPVQYIYVTDDTLPNPWDTIATYWEAEVAAVKTP; encoded by the coding sequence ATGGGCGCAATCTTTGCCACGCCTCCAACGCATGCTATCGGTTTCGAATCCGCGAAGATTAGGCACAATGTCGGTTATATCGTCTTCAGGGCGACACATACCGGGTCTCCTGAATTCCGCCGTGTCTATATTGCCACCGACACCCACCACAGCACTGGATACCAGATCGGCGGGATCGGCGCGGATTTCATGATTGAGAACCAGGTGCTTTACCGTTATCCCGGTCCAGGAGGCTCGACGGAATGGCCGACATGGGAGCCATTGGCTACCATTCCAGTGATCCGGGCGCGCCTCGTAGAAGGTGAGACGCGCTGGAGAGTCCCGGAGCACTTCCTGGCCTCATGCGTAGATACGATAGGCGCGGTTTTTCAGAATGAGAAGGCGAACGGAAAGATCCGTACCTCTCAAGTAGTCACGCTGAGTAACAGCGCTTTCTTTTGTCCGACCCGCACGCCGACTCTTACCCGCACGCATGTTCCGGCAGATACCGTCGTGCCCACACATACGGCGACTCCTACCCGAACGCCGACCGACACACCGCCTCCAAACACGACCCCTACCTGGACGCCTCCACCACCAGATACCCGACAGAAACTGCTAGTTCCCGCCTATTTCTATATTGCTGCCGACGGAGAGGTGGGCTGTCAGGAAATCCCCGCAGAAGATGACTGCAAATTTGCGCCGCTGTTTGTCAGCGATCCGCAGGTGCGCCGCATTGTCATCCTCAATCCATCCAGTCACCCGGACGACGATCAGCGTGGCGGCCGCCTTGACGGATATACGCGCTTCATCGACGCACTGATCGACGGGGGGAACTCCATTGTGATGTACATACCGACGAACTACGGTCAACGCAGCATTGATGAGGTCAAAACTGAAATCGACAATTTCCTCGAATGGTATCCCTATATCGAAGGCTTCTTCTTCGATGAAATGTCGTCGCAATGTGCCGATGCGCCGTACTACCACGACCTGTACGCGTACCGTGGGACATACCCTGACCGTAAACTGACCATCTCTAATCCTGGAACGAATGTTCCGGCATGTTATGCAAACAGTGCCGATATCCTCGTGACATTCGAAGGCAGCCCCGAAAGCTATGCGTCGTGGAGGCCGGAACGCTGGACCGGAGCCTACGGTTCAAGCCGGTTCGCACATCTCATCCACACCGCGCCGGAAGCCGAACTGACTGGACTGATCAAGGTATGGAAATCGCACCCAGTCCAGTACATCTATGTCACCGACGACACGCTGCCCAACCCGTGGGATACCATCGCGACGTATTGGGAAGCTGAAGTCGCTGCTGTTAAGACTCCGTAA
- a CDS encoding PD40 domain-containing protein yields the protein MLRVCMIVVLLIALPVVAQDATPDVSALTAVRVLELDMAAGLAATGAQISPDGTTFIHVHGSDFCHYSLLGPEIACWDMSEQGVIDEGGVPVDPDSLRWSPDGQYVAFAIEPWRLLIDSDIFVLALESGQFANLTDDGYDRGFSPGREVPDGVTVDTAPAWTPDGRLTFIRHSAALDETAPALWEVNPAGGEPQKIADLLTAPEEFSYVPSAEWSPDGSQLAYILESRRSLDAGVWLYDAQSGEIAMLAGRPREIDVFNHASYSPDGRALLLLTGNRDQARFSPRAFMELGSGYFIVDVESGKATPLAADGAVTSAGWLPEGGLAYTGQDGERRGEGGLYVTADPTVTGRRVLDFTQGGSRPVTFFAPTGRQIAPLFIHPDGLLLLATSELTMLAVRIRNG from the coding sequence ATGCTGCGTGTCTGTATGATCGTCGTTTTGCTGATTGCCCTGCCTGTCGTGGCGCAGGATGCGACGCCAGACGTGTCGGCATTGACCGCCGTGCGCGTGCTTGAGCTGGACATGGCAGCCGGGCTGGCGGCGACAGGCGCACAGATTTCCCCGGACGGTACTACGTTTATTCACGTACACGGCTCGGACTTCTGCCATTATTCACTGCTCGGCCCGGAGATCGCCTGCTGGGATATGTCCGAGCAGGGCGTCATAGACGAAGGCGGGGTTCCAGTCGATCCCGACTCGCTCCGCTGGTCGCCGGACGGCCAATACGTCGCGTTCGCGATCGAGCCGTGGCGACTCCTGATCGATTCGGACATCTTCGTGCTTGCGCTTGAGAGCGGGCAGTTCGCGAACCTGACCGACGACGGCTATGACCGGGGTTTCAGCCCGGGCCGGGAAGTCCCGGATGGCGTGACGGTCGACACAGCGCCGGCGTGGACGCCGGATGGACGCCTGACATTTATACGACATTCCGCGGCGCTGGACGAAACCGCGCCCGCGCTGTGGGAGGTGAACCCGGCAGGCGGAGAACCGCAGAAGATCGCCGATCTGCTGACCGCGCCCGAAGAATTCAGCTATGTCCCGTCCGCGGAATGGTCGCCGGATGGCAGCCAGCTGGCGTATATCCTCGAGAGCCGCAGGTCGCTCGATGCCGGCGTGTGGCTTTATGACGCACAGAGCGGCGAAATCGCGATGCTTGCGGGCCGCCCGCGCGAAATCGACGTCTTCAATCACGCGAGTTATTCGCCGGACGGTCGCGCGCTGCTGCTGCTGACGGGCAACCGCGATCAGGCCCGTTTTTCGCCGCGAGCCTTTATGGAGCTGGGTAGCGGCTATTTCATCGTTGATGTCGAGTCGGGCAAGGCGACCCCACTGGCGGCGGACGGAGCGGTCACCAGCGCGGGCTGGCTGCCTGAAGGCGGGCTGGCCTATACCGGACAGGATGGCGAACGGCGCGGCGAAGGCGGCCTGTATGTCACGGCCGATCCTACAGTGACCGGACGCAGGGTACTCGACTTCACGCAGGGGGGAAGCCGCCCGGTGACGTTCTTCGCACCGACCGGCCGGCAGATCGCGCCCCTGTTCATCCATCCGGACGGTCTGCTGCTGCTGGCAACGTCAGAGCTCACGATGCTGGCCGTCAGGATCAGGAACGGCTAG
- a CDS encoding PD40 domain-containing protein → MKRLVLLLILLLALPVLAQDDVTPLDPDTLTARELIRLPLLSAPARTSAHLAPDGERLMHVRGTTFCLYALIGVQIGCSDMVEQGVTDNRGLNIEADSISWSPDGEYMAFTTDVWRLLRDSDIWVLDVNSGRFHNMTDDGYDGRVGFGDGIPERATIDTTPTWMPDGRLSFARHAPTADGVPPSLWTISPTGGMPEKMTDFETVPDHFSIIYGMEWSPDGSTLAYIVDSRDNPFAGVWLYDPLEDHHRPLRYIPEGVQGYLRVSYSPDGQNLLLLDYRRDTYRASGSRPTEETGYTVVNIESGEVHELLSALAVTSAGWLPAGGLVYSSPTIAGDTGGLFVTADVSAPGRKVLDFPEVDGSPFPFFAPTSLQVAPLFVSPNGRLLLATAGELTLSVELSSE, encoded by the coding sequence ATGAAACGTCTTGTCCTTCTGCTGATCCTGCTCCTCGCCCTACCCGTCCTCGCCCAAGACGATGTAACGCCGCTCGACCCGGATACGCTGACCGCACGGGAATTGATCCGGCTGCCGCTGCTATCGGCGCCGGCGCGCACCTCGGCGCATCTCGCCCCCGACGGCGAAAGGCTCATGCACGTGCGGGGGACAACCTTCTGCCTGTACGCGCTGATCGGTGTACAGATCGGCTGTTCGGACATGGTCGAGCAGGGTGTGACTGACAACCGTGGGTTGAACATCGAGGCCGACTCCATCTCGTGGTCGCCAGATGGGGAGTACATGGCATTCACCACCGACGTCTGGAGGCTACTGCGCGATTCAGATATCTGGGTGCTGGATGTTAATAGCGGGCGTTTCCACAATATGACCGACGACGGCTATGATGGGCGGGTCGGGTTCGGCGATGGCATCCCGGAGCGCGCCACCATAGACACTACGCCGACGTGGATGCCTGACGGCCGGCTGTCGTTCGCGCGGCATGCACCGACCGCGGATGGAGTCCCGCCGTCGCTGTGGACGATTTCGCCGACCGGTGGGATGCCGGAGAAAATGACCGACTTCGAAACGGTTCCCGACCACTTCAGCATTATCTATGGCATGGAGTGGTCGCCGGACGGCAGCACGCTGGCCTATATCGTGGACAGCCGCGACAACCCGTTTGCCGGGGTATGGCTGTACGACCCGCTGGAAGATCACCACCGCCCTCTCCGCTACATCCCAGAAGGGGTACAGGGATACCTCCGGGTCAGCTATTCGCCCGACGGCCAGAACCTGCTGCTGCTCGACTACCGGCGCGATACGTACCGGGCCAGCGGCAGCCGCCCCACGGAGGAGACCGGCTATACCGTCGTCAACATCGAGAGCGGCGAGGTACATGAGCTGCTCTCGGCATTGGCGGTCACCAGTGCCGGATGGCTTCCTGCCGGCGGGCTGGTGTACTCGTCACCGACCATCGCCGGCGACACAGGCGGCTTGTTCGTAACCGCAGATGTCAGCGCGCCGGGGCGAAAAGTGCTGGATTTCCCCGAGGTCGACGGATCGCCTTTCCCGTTTTTTGCGCCGACGAGCCTTCAGGTGGCCCCGCTGTTCGTCAGCCCGAACGGACGCCTACTGCTGGCGACAGCGGGCGAACTCACGTTGTCGGTGGAACTGTCTTCCGAGTAG
- a CDS encoding VWA domain-containing protein: MTRKQSGRRSRTRTDRKRGRYVQARPANGNNTDIAFDATLRAAAVHQKARETQKAETGMAYALRKSDLYRKIRVRRAANLILFVVDASWSMAVAERMQATKGAIMSLLTDAYQRRDRVGLVVFQKDRATLVLPPTNSVILAKHALADIPVGGKTPLSAGLLLSYDTIMKEKNTNPDVMPLMILLTDGAGNVSMSTVMSPQEEAHRIAQQIKEQDIRTVTINMEHIAFDQGLATKLADQLGGPCYSLAQLKAETLLETVRREISNN; this comes from the coding sequence ATGACGCGCAAGCAGTCGGGCCGGCGTTCGCGCACGCGGACCGACCGCAAGCGCGGCCGCTATGTGCAGGCGCGTCCCGCCAACGGCAACAACACCGATATCGCCTTCGACGCGACGCTGCGGGCCGCCGCCGTGCACCAGAAGGCGCGCGAGACCCAGAAGGCCGAGACCGGCATGGCTTACGCACTGCGGAAGAGCGATCTGTACCGCAAAATCCGCGTGCGCCGCGCCGCCAACCTGATCCTGTTCGTGGTGGACGCCTCGTGGAGCATGGCGGTGGCAGAGCGCATGCAGGCGACCAAAGGCGCGATCATGTCGCTGCTGACCGACGCCTACCAGCGGCGCGACCGCGTGGGATTGGTTGTGTTCCAGAAGGACCGCGCGACGCTGGTGCTGCCGCCGACGAACTCTGTCATTCTGGCCAAGCACGCGCTGGCCGACATCCCGGTCGGCGGCAAGACGCCGCTGTCAGCCGGACTGCTGCTCAGTTACGACACGATCATGAAAGAGAAGAACACCAATCCGGACGTGATGCCGCTGATGATCCTGCTGACCGACGGCGCGGGCAACGTGAGCATGTCGACGGTGATGTCGCCTCAGGAAGAGGCGCACCGGATCGCGCAGCAGATCAAAGAGCAGGACATCCGCACGGTGACGATCAACATGGAACACATCGCCTTCGACCAGGGATTGGCCACCAAACTGGCCGACCAGCTCGGCGGGCCGTGCTATTCGCTGGCCCAGTTGAAGGCAGAAACGCTGCTGGAGACCGTGCGGCGGGAGATCAGCAACAACTAG
- a CDS encoding ATP-binding protein: protein MARPARVVYPFTAIVGQERMKRALILNAVDMRIGGVLIRGERGTGKSTAARALAALLPEIDVIADSPFNDDPNSPGTWSDISRDRYSDTPADKIPTDKRRIRFVDLPVSATEDRVVGTLDIEKAIQKGERHFEPGVLAAANRGILYVDEVNLLDDHVVDLLLDSAAMGINVVEREGISFSHPARFILVGTMNPEEGDLRPQLLDRFALSVEVEGIPEANSRVEILERHIAFEDNARAFLEKWANAEQTLADRITAAREIIDEVQYTRGDLRLIALMTSQLHIDGHRADLVILKAARANAAFNGRRQISREDIRIAFELAIPHRMKRGPFADAKIDMSNLESQMQQLESEMGEGDADGEPQSATEQQADDGKKKASR, encoded by the coding sequence ATGGCACGACCGGCACGGGTGGTTTACCCATTTACGGCAATCGTCGGGCAGGAGCGCATGAAACGCGCCCTCATCCTCAACGCGGTTGATATGCGAATCGGCGGCGTCCTCATCCGTGGCGAACGCGGCACCGGCAAGTCGACTGCGGCGCGCGCGCTAGCGGCCCTGCTGCCGGAAATCGACGTGATCGCGGACTCGCCCTTCAACGATGACCCCAATTCGCCGGGGACATGGAGCGATATCAGCCGCGACCGTTACAGCGATACCCCTGCGGATAAGATCCCAACCGACAAGCGGCGAATCCGCTTCGTCGACCTGCCGGTCAGCGCGACCGAAGACCGCGTCGTCGGCACGCTGGACATCGAAAAGGCCATCCAAAAGGGTGAGCGCCATTTCGAGCCGGGTGTCCTGGCGGCAGCCAACCGCGGCATCCTGTATGTCGATGAGGTCAACCTGCTGGACGATCACGTGGTCGATCTGCTGCTGGACAGCGCGGCGATGGGCATTAACGTGGTCGAGCGCGAAGGTATCAGCTTCAGCCATCCGGCGCGCTTCATCCTGGTCGGCACGATGAACCCGGAAGAAGGCGACCTGCGCCCGCAGCTGCTGGACCGTTTCGCGCTGTCGGTGGAAGTCGAAGGCATCCCAGAAGCGAACAGCCGCGTCGAAATCCTTGAGCGGCACATCGCGTTCGAAGATAACGCGCGGGCTTTCCTGGAGAAGTGGGCCAATGCCGAGCAGACGCTGGCCGACCGTATTACGGCAGCGCGCGAGATCATCGACGAAGTACAGTATACGCGCGGCGACCTGCGCCTGATCGCGCTGATGACCAGCCAGCTGCATATTGACGGCCACCGCGCCGATCTGGTGATCCTGAAGGCCGCGCGCGCCAATGCCGCCTTCAACGGACGCCGCCAGATCAGCCGCGAGGACATCCGAATCGCGTTCGAGCTGGCGATCCCGCACCGCATGAAGCGCGGTCCGTTCGCCGACGCGAAGATTGATATGAGCAACCTTGAAAGCCAGATGCAGCAGCTTGAGTCGGAAATGGGCGAAGGTGACGCGGATGGCGAGCCACAGTCTGCCACCGAACAGCAGGCCGACGACGGCAAAAAAAAAGCCAGCCGGTAA
- a CDS encoding NHL repeat-containing protein, giving the protein MPNRLKIFLVVTILLMILSVAAAQAERVLGQPDFTSNAVGHGPEGLSFPLGIAVDSAGGIYVADRNNHRTLYYAPDGDAVADRVYGQHGNFNSYIVNFDGLGGSGSPSADTLANPTYVALDSQGGLYVADRDNHRVLYYAPGDTTADRVYGQFGSFTLNVVNADGTMLISGVGTPDANNLGVYALTIALDASDGLYISDSSNHRVLYYAPDGDTTADRVYGQFDSFNSAVKNNDGTGRPGAPGASSLNFPRGIAFDASGGIFVADRDNNRILYFNPDGDTVADRVYGQYGSLTSAVANNNGSGMSGAPSAESLASPRALAIDETGGLWAIDSLNSRMLYFAADGDTVADKVLGQFGSFTTGVANNDGNGASGTPGAGNLNGAQAFALAGGRLYISDTGNNRILVVPVP; this is encoded by the coding sequence ATGCCAAACCGGCTAAAGATCTTTCTTGTTGTCACAATACTACTGATGATTTTGAGCGTGGCAGCAGCTCAGGCGGAACGTGTGCTCGGCCAGCCGGATTTTACGAGTAATGCTGTCGGACACGGCCCCGAGGGCCTGAGCTTCCCTCTTGGCATCGCGGTAGACAGCGCAGGCGGCATATATGTCGCGGATCGCAATAACCACAGGACGCTTTACTATGCGCCCGACGGGGATGCGGTGGCGGATCGCGTCTACGGCCAGCACGGAAACTTCAATTCCTATATCGTTAACTTCGATGGCCTGGGTGGGTCCGGATCACCGTCGGCCGATACACTGGCGAACCCTACTTATGTTGCGCTGGATAGTCAGGGTGGCCTATACGTCGCCGACCGTGACAACCACCGGGTTCTGTACTATGCGCCGGGCGATACGACCGCCGACCGCGTCTACGGTCAGTTCGGCAGTTTCACGCTTAACGTCGTCAATGCCGATGGCACAATGCTGATCAGTGGCGTGGGCACGCCCGATGCGAACAACTTGGGCGTATATGCCCTGACGATTGCGCTCGACGCCAGCGACGGCCTGTATATCTCGGATTCAAGCAACCACCGCGTGCTTTATTACGCGCCGGACGGCGACACCACTGCCGATCGGGTTTACGGGCAGTTCGACAGCTTCAACAGCGCCGTCAAGAACAACGACGGGACGGGCCGTCCAGGCGCGCCTGGCGCCAGTTCGCTAAACTTCCCGCGCGGGATCGCCTTCGATGCCAGCGGCGGCATATTCGTTGCCGACCGCGACAATAACCGTATCCTTTATTTCAATCCGGACGGTGATACGGTGGCCGACCGTGTTTACGGACAGTACGGCAGCCTTACGTCGGCCGTCGCGAACAATAACGGCAGCGGGATGTCTGGCGCGCCTTCGGCTGAGAGCCTGGCCAGCCCGCGCGCCCTGGCGATCGATGAGACGGGCGGATTATGGGCGATCGATTCGCTCAACAGCCGGATGTTGTACTTTGCTGCAGACGGCGACACCGTGGCCGACAAAGTGTTGGGACAGTTCGGCAGCTTCACAACCGGCGTCGCCAACAATGATGGAAATGGCGCGTCCGGCACTCCGGGTGCAGGCAATCTGAACGGTGCGCAGGCATTCGCCCTTGCCGGCGGTCGTCTATACATCAGTGACACGGGAAATAACCGCATTTTAGTCGTGCCGGTGCCCTGA
- a CDS encoding DUF4864 domain-containing protein — protein MDRARPNSVFDPYPDPLYLAQDVVGLQLDALQNNDLVPGDGGIRIAYRFASPKNREAFGTIDDFIQVVKSPLYAPLIGFEKAELGAVRATFSGEQVWQQAWVYRGGRARGVFRWILSRQAEGEYSGCWMVDAVIRTM, from the coding sequence ATGGATCGCGCGCGACCCAACTCTGTATTTGACCCATATCCCGACCCGCTGTATCTGGCGCAGGATGTTGTCGGCCTGCAGCTGGACGCGCTTCAGAATAACGATCTGGTGCCGGGGGATGGAGGAATACGGATCGCCTACCGCTTTGCTTCACCCAAGAACCGCGAAGCGTTCGGAACGATCGACGACTTCATACAGGTGGTGAAGTCGCCCTTGTATGCCCCGCTGATCGGGTTCGAAAAAGCCGAACTCGGCGCCGTTCGTGCCACGTTCAGCGGCGAGCAGGTGTGGCAGCAGGCGTGGGTATATCGGGGGGGACGGGCGCGCGGGGTGTTTCGCTGGATTTTGTCGCGCCAAGCCGAGGGAGAATACTCCGGGTGCTGGATGGTCGACGCGGTCATACGGACAATGTAA